A stretch of Pseudomonas sp. LS.1a DNA encodes these proteins:
- the ku gene encoding non-homologous end joining protein Ku, translating into MARAIWKGAISFGLVHIPVALNTAVRTERVDFDWLDKRSMEPVGYKRVNKVTGKEIDKDNIVKGVEFEKGRYVVISEEEIRKARPEATQTIDIFSFVEAGEIPLQYFDTPYYLTPDRRGGKVYALLRETLAKTGKVALATVVLHTRQHLALLRPLDDALVMITLRWPEEVRGLETLELDSSVTEAKVDKRELDMAKRLVADMSGPWKPADYQDVFRQTILDLVEEKASKGKIETVEKGEATEAGKGADILDLTELLKRSLGGKKPAKKTRKAS; encoded by the coding sequence ATGGCTCGGGCAATCTGGAAAGGCGCCATCAGTTTCGGCCTCGTGCACATCCCCGTGGCCCTCAATACCGCAGTGCGCACCGAGCGGGTCGATTTCGACTGGCTCGACAAGCGCAGCATGGAACCGGTGGGCTACAAGCGGGTGAACAAGGTCACCGGCAAGGAGATCGACAAGGACAACATCGTCAAGGGCGTTGAGTTCGAGAAGGGCCGCTACGTGGTGATCAGCGAGGAGGAAATCCGCAAGGCCCGGCCCGAGGCGACCCAGACGATCGATATCTTTTCCTTCGTCGAGGCCGGCGAGATCCCGCTGCAGTACTTTGATACGCCGTACTACCTTACCCCGGACCGTCGTGGCGGCAAGGTGTATGCCTTGCTGCGCGAAACCCTGGCCAAGACCGGCAAGGTGGCGCTGGCCACGGTGGTGCTGCACACCCGCCAGCACCTGGCGCTGCTGCGACCGCTGGATGACGCACTGGTGATGATTACCCTGCGCTGGCCGGAGGAGGTGCGCGGGCTGGAAACGCTGGAGCTGGACAGCAGTGTGACCGAGGCCAAGGTGGACAAGCGCGAACTGGACATGGCCAAGCGACTGGTGGCAGACATGAGCGGGCCGTGGAAACCGGCGGATTACCAGGATGTGTTCCGCCAGACCATCCTGGACCTGGTGGAGGAGAAGGCCAGCAAGGGCAAGATCGAGACGGTGGAGAAGGGCGAGGCGACGGAAGCGGGCAAAGGTGCAGATATCCTCGACCTCACCGAACTGCTCAAGCGCAGCCTGGGTGGCAAAAAGCCGGCGAAGAAGACACGCAAAGCGTCGTGA
- a CDS encoding SDR family oxidoreductase, with protein sequence MSSKPHDQFSMQNPLTQYPHPPFPAQGQPAPGLDANMQPEPDHGETTYKGFGRLAGRKALITGADSGIGRAVAIAFAREGADIALNYLPIEQPDARKVIKLIEAEGRKVVAIAGDLKDEQFCKELVDQAHEQLGGLDILVNVAGKQEARKDISQISHEQFDHTLKTNVYALFWLCQAAVPLMPAGATIINTASIQSYQPSATLLDYATTKAAIVAFTKALAKQVIERGIRVNAVAPGPIWTVLQPSGGQPPEKIPDFGAHTPMKRPGQPAECAPVYVLLASQESSYITGEVFGVTGGNPLP encoded by the coding sequence ATGTCCAGCAAACCCCACGACCAGTTCAGCATGCAGAACCCGCTGACCCAGTACCCGCACCCGCCATTCCCTGCCCAAGGCCAGCCGGCACCGGGGCTGGACGCCAACATGCAGCCCGAGCCAGACCACGGCGAAACCACCTACAAGGGCTTTGGCCGCCTGGCAGGGCGCAAGGCGCTGATCACCGGTGCGGACTCGGGCATCGGCCGGGCCGTGGCCATCGCCTTCGCCCGCGAGGGTGCCGACATAGCCCTCAACTATCTGCCCATCGAACAACCTGACGCGCGCAAAGTCATCAAACTGATCGAAGCCGAAGGCCGCAAGGTGGTGGCCATTGCCGGTGACCTGAAGGATGAGCAGTTCTGCAAGGAACTGGTCGACCAGGCCCACGAGCAACTCGGCGGCCTGGACATCCTGGTCAACGTCGCCGGCAAGCAGGAAGCGCGCAAGGACATCAGCCAGATCAGTCACGAACAGTTCGACCACACTCTGAAGACCAATGTCTACGCGCTGTTCTGGTTGTGCCAGGCGGCCGTGCCGCTGATGCCGGCGGGGGCGACCATCATCAACACCGCTTCGATCCAGTCTTACCAGCCTTCAGCCACCTTGCTCGACTATGCCACCACCAAGGCGGCGATCGTCGCCTTCACCAAGGCCCTGGCCAAACAGGTGATCGAGCGCGGTATCCGGGTCAACGCCGTGGCCCCGGGGCCTATCTGGACAGTGCTGCAACCCAGTGGTGGCCAACCACCGGAGAAAATCCCCGACTTTGGTGCGCACACGCCCATGAAGCGCCCAGGGCAGCCCGCCGAATGTGCGCCGGTGTATGTGTTGCTGGCCAGCCAGGAGTCCAGCTATATCACCGGCGAGGTATTCGGTGTGACGGGTGGCAACCCGCTGCCATAG
- a CDS encoding phosphorylase family protein, producing MMLIKQFPDISLDDTLFVFALEAEAGEVFADVNTVFTGIGKVNAAIALTKAIATRRPRLIVNLGSAGSQRHGKGEVVCCTRFVQRDMDVTPLGFDRYQTPLSDIPVVLEHGAQIPGLALETCGSGDSFEINHGNAPYDVVDMEAYVLALIARGEGIPFVCLKYISDDAGSDAAQDWAVQVHLAAEAFRRVLFSQS from the coding sequence ATGATGCTGATCAAGCAATTCCCCGACATTTCCCTGGATGACACGCTGTTTGTCTTCGCCCTCGAAGCCGAGGCCGGCGAGGTATTCGCTGACGTCAACACCGTGTTCACCGGCATCGGCAAGGTCAATGCCGCCATCGCGCTGACCAAGGCCATTGCCACGCGTCGGCCCAGGCTGATCGTCAACCTTGGCTCGGCCGGCAGCCAGCGCCATGGCAAGGGCGAGGTGGTGTGCTGCACCCGCTTCGTGCAGCGCGACATGGACGTGACCCCGCTGGGCTTCGACCGCTACCAGACGCCTTTGTCGGACATCCCGGTGGTGTTGGAGCATGGTGCGCAGATCCCCGGCCTGGCCCTGGAAACCTGCGGCAGTGGCGACAGCTTCGAGATCAACCATGGCAATGCACCTTATGACGTGGTCGACATGGAAGCCTACGTGCTGGCGCTGATCGCACGCGGCGAAGGTATCCCGTTCGTGTGCCTGAAGTACATTTCCGATGATGCCGGCAGTGACGCGGCGCAGGACTGGGCGGTGCAGGTGCACCTGGCGGCCGAGGCTTTCCGGCGGGTGCTGTTCAGCCAGTCGTGA
- a CDS encoding carboxylate-amine ligase, which yields MARPCTFGIEEEYLLVNLDSGRVPATPSPAVIGRCREALGQHFAQEMFRSQIEVASPVFANLFEAREFFQHSRQRLGTALAEEGMGLYGAASHPNAAWLRQQPATPAHYRQLFADYRHVARRSLLNGLHVHVGVPPGCDRMQLINRVLGWLPLLLVLSTSSPLWAGQCTGYMSYRRVVCGEWPHMGLPEPLPDWAAYERYRALLQRTGSLAADGDFWWAIRPSRRFPTVELRICDGCPRLEDALCIAALFRHLIEHSIVYRHDPAACNREQRWITQENYWRAMRHGRHGEFIGLHGQQPVTAEGWLAQLQEHLPVDTADAERAFHHAHHLLRDGTHADQQLQCLAQARAAGLGRAQALRAVVAAGACN from the coding sequence ATGGCACGACCCTGCACGTTCGGCATCGAGGAAGAATACCTGCTGGTGAACCTGGACTCGGGGCGGGTGCCAGCCACACCTTCGCCAGCCGTGATCGGGCGTTGTCGCGAGGCGCTGGGCCAGCATTTTGCCCAGGAAATGTTCCGCAGCCAGATCGAAGTGGCCTCGCCGGTGTTTGCCAACCTGTTCGAGGCACGCGAGTTCTTCCAGCACAGCCGCCAGCGGCTGGGCACCGCGCTGGCCGAAGAGGGCATGGGCCTGTACGGCGCGGCAAGCCACCCCAATGCCGCCTGGCTGCGGCAGCAACCAGCCACCCCGGCGCACTACCGGCAACTGTTCGCGGACTACCGGCATGTGGCGCGGCGCAGCCTGCTCAACGGCCTGCACGTACACGTGGGCGTTCCGCCAGGCTGCGACCGCATGCAACTGATCAACCGCGTACTGGGCTGGCTGCCCTTGTTGCTGGTACTGAGTACGTCATCCCCGCTGTGGGCAGGCCAGTGCACCGGCTACATGAGCTACCGGCGAGTGGTTTGCGGGGAGTGGCCACACATGGGGCTGCCCGAGCCTTTGCCGGACTGGGCCGCCTACGAGCGCTACCGTGCCTTGCTGCAGCGCACCGGTTCGCTGGCCGCGGACGGCGACTTCTGGTGGGCGATCCGGCCTTCGCGACGCTTCCCGACGGTCGAACTGCGCATCTGCGATGGCTGCCCGCGGCTGGAGGACGCGCTGTGCATCGCTGCACTGTTTCGCCACCTGATCGAGCACAGCATCGTGTACCGGCATGACCCCGCGGCCTGCAACCGCGAGCAGCGCTGGATCACCCAGGAAAACTACTGGCGTGCCATGCGCCATGGGCGCCACGGTGAGTTCATCGGCCTGCACGGGCAACAGCCGGTTACGGCCGAAGGCTGGCTGGCCCAGTTGCAGGAGCATTTGCCGGTCGACACCGCAGACGCCGAACGCGCCTTCCACCATGCACACCACCTGCTGCGCGACGGCACCCATGCCGACCAGCAACTGCAGTGCCTGGCCCAGGCCCGCGCTGCTGGCCTGGGCAGGGCGCAGGCGTTACGGGCCGTGGTGGCCGCCGGGGCTTGCAATTAG
- a CDS encoding methyltransferase yields the protein MLLDPLQIQADQAMLQLGKRLRADGYRFTSVTPATHARVNARPEAEQASTARDVFGWNRPFRSSLVSADELDQMRRAQVLKAHGELLLSTVRWSTIDDLLLVHSAYPTQEADAVFFGPDSYRFAQVIHDHLQRTPKRVEHAVDIGCGTGVGALLIARAAPHAQVSAVDINPLALRYTAINAALAGLSNVSVEPSDILDGITGLFDLIVANPPYMLDASERTYRHGGGSLGAQLSLRIVEQACERLGSGGSLLLYTGVAIIDGRDALLDAVRLRLAGPAWSWVYREIDPDVFGEQLSEPGYEQVERIAAVVLTVTRNS from the coding sequence ATGCTGCTCGATCCACTACAGATCCAGGCTGACCAGGCCATGCTGCAATTGGGCAAGCGCCTGCGTGCCGACGGCTACCGCTTCACCAGTGTCACCCCGGCAACTCATGCTCGGGTGAATGCGCGCCCGGAAGCCGAGCAGGCCAGCACCGCACGCGATGTGTTCGGCTGGAACCGTCCGTTCCGTTCGTCATTGGTTTCTGCCGATGAGCTGGATCAGATGCGGCGTGCCCAGGTGCTGAAGGCGCACGGGGAGTTGCTGCTCAGCACCGTGCGCTGGTCCACAATCGACGACCTGCTGCTGGTGCACTCCGCGTACCCCACCCAGGAAGCCGACGCGGTATTTTTCGGCCCGGACAGTTACCGTTTCGCCCAGGTCATCCATGATCATCTGCAACGCACTCCGAAGCGCGTCGAGCATGCCGTGGATATTGGTTGCGGCACTGGTGTCGGCGCCTTGCTGATTGCCCGGGCGGCGCCCCATGCCCAAGTCAGCGCCGTGGACATCAACCCGCTCGCGCTGCGTTACACCGCGATCAACGCGGCACTGGCGGGCCTGAGCAATGTGTCCGTGGAACCGAGTGATATCCTCGACGGCATTACCGGGCTGTTCGACCTTATCGTTGCCAACCCGCCGTACATGCTGGATGCCAGCGAACGTACCTATCGGCATGGCGGTGGTTCGCTCGGCGCGCAGCTGTCGCTGCGGATCGTCGAACAGGCCTGCGAGCGGCTGGGTTCAGGCGGCTCGCTACTGTTGTATACCGGCGTGGCGATCATCGACGGCCGGGACGCCTTGCTCGACGCCGTCCGCCTGCGCCTGGCGGGCCCGGCGTGGTCCTGGGTGTATCGGGAAATCGACCCGGATGTGTTTGGCGAACAACTGAGCGAACCCGGTTACGAGCAGGTCGAACGCATCGCCGCCGTGGTGCTTACAGTCACCCGCAACAGCTGA
- a CDS encoding general stress protein, with product MANKENSRTGNQQGSQGGNKNPGNFANDREKASEAGRKGGQQSGGDRTSESGRKGGRS from the coding sequence ATGGCCAACAAAGAGAACAGCCGCACCGGCAACCAGCAGGGCAGCCAAGGTGGCAACAAGAACCCGGGCAACTTTGCCAATGACCGCGAAAAAGCCTCCGAAGCTGGGCGCAAGGGCGGCCAGCAATCCGGTGGCGACCGTACCAGCGAATCGGGCCGCAAGGGCGGTCGTTCGTAA
- a CDS encoding NTP/NDP exchange transporter has protein sequence MAAWRRRLDQGLNIQPGEGPAVIAGVLLFYQLFTGYFMLRPVRETMGVAGGVDNLQWLFTGTFIATLACLPLFGWLASKVQRRHILPWTYGFFASNLLLFAVLFARDPEASWTARAFYIWLSVFNLLSISLAWSVLADLFSTAQGKRLFGLLAAGASLGGLSGPILGTLLVVPLGHAGLLVLAGALLLGSIGATLFLQRWRTRHPLPVQAERPDSRPLGGNPFAGATAVLRSPYLLGIALFVVLLASVSTFLYFEQARIVSETFTERTRQTQVFGLIDTVVQALAILTQVFLTGRLARRMGVGVLLVAVPLVMAAGFLWLALAPVFAVFAVVMVVRRAGEYALVRPGREMLFTVLPAEDKYKAKNFIDTVVYRGGDALSGWLKRALDVMGEHPQLAMLIGTLLALGWATTGGWLGRRQARLDSTPRD, from the coding sequence ATGGCAGCCTGGCGGCGGCGCCTGGACCAGGGGCTGAACATCCAGCCCGGCGAGGGGCCGGCGGTGATCGCCGGTGTGCTGCTGTTCTACCAGTTGTTCACTGGCTATTTCATGCTGCGCCCGGTGCGTGAAACCATGGGCGTTGCCGGTGGCGTGGACAACCTGCAATGGCTGTTTACCGGCACCTTCATCGCCACCCTGGCGTGTCTGCCGTTGTTTGGCTGGCTGGCCTCCAAGGTGCAGCGCCGGCACATCCTGCCCTGGACCTACGGCTTCTTCGCCAGCAACCTGTTGCTTTTTGCCGTGCTGTTCGCCCGCGACCCGGAAGCGTCATGGACGGCCCGAGCCTTCTACATCTGGTTGTCGGTGTTCAATCTGCTGAGCATCTCGCTGGCCTGGAGCGTACTCGCCGACCTGTTTTCCACCGCCCAGGGCAAGCGCCTGTTCGGCCTGCTGGCGGCCGGGGCCAGCCTGGGCGGGCTCAGTGGTCCCATCCTGGGTACGCTGCTGGTGGTACCGCTGGGCCATGCCGGTTTGCTGGTGCTGGCCGGGGCGCTTCTGCTGGGCAGCATCGGCGCGACGTTGTTCCTGCAACGCTGGCGAACGCGCCATCCACTGCCGGTACAAGCCGAGCGGCCGGACTCCCGACCACTGGGCGGCAACCCGTTTGCCGGTGCCACTGCCGTACTGCGCTCGCCCTACCTGCTGGGCATTGCGCTGTTCGTGGTATTGCTCGCCAGTGTCAGCACCTTCCTGTATTTCGAACAGGCGCGCATCGTCAGCGAAACCTTCACCGAGCGTACCCGACAAACCCAGGTGTTCGGCCTGATCGACACGGTGGTTCAGGCCCTGGCGATCCTCACTCAAGTGTTCCTTACCGGTCGCCTGGCTCGCCGTATGGGGGTGGGCGTGCTGCTGGTGGCGGTGCCGCTGGTGATGGCAGCGGGCTTCCTGTGGCTGGCACTGGCCCCGGTGTTCGCCGTTTTCGCGGTGGTGATGGTGGTGCGCCGGGCCGGTGAGTACGCGTTGGTGCGGCCGGGGCGGGAGATGCTGTTCACCGTGCTGCCCGCCGAGGACAAGTACAAGGCCAAGAACTTCATCGACACCGTGGTCTATCGTGGCGGCGACGCCTTGAGTGGCTGGCTCAAACGGGCGCTGGACGTGATGGGTGAGCATCCGCAACTGGCGATGCTGATCGGTACGCTGCTTGCCTTGGGTTGGGCGACGACCGGAGGTTGGCTGGGACGGCGCCAGGCGCGCCTGGATAGCACGCCGCGCGACTGA
- a CDS encoding aldo/keto reductase produces MYARRDVLRAGATLGLLAASPWLHAAAPAGLLTRKVPSTGEALPVIGAGTSGSFEVEAGSAQYQQLKVVLKAFFEGGARVIDTSPNYGGADSILGQLLEEGGWHRQCFIATKIAADSRADAEAQWAGSLKSLRTDKVDLLQIHNLRDWQTQLPYARELKQQGKVRYVGITHYLNSGQDEVARIVRSEPLDFIQINYSVNAPGAARELLPLCQDKGVGVLINRAFDDGRLFARVKDQALPGWAAEAGIGSWAQLFLKFAISHPAVTTVIPATSRPERQLDQLKAGHGPLLTQPQQQALIELFA; encoded by the coding sequence GCAGGTTTGCTGACCCGCAAGGTGCCGTCCACCGGTGAAGCGCTGCCGGTGATCGGTGCCGGTACCTCCGGCAGTTTCGAAGTGGAAGCCGGCTCGGCCCAGTACCAGCAGCTGAAAGTCGTACTGAAGGCGTTCTTCGAAGGCGGTGCCCGGGTCATCGACACCTCGCCCAACTACGGCGGCGCCGACAGCATTCTCGGCCAGCTACTGGAAGAGGGCGGTTGGCACCGGCAGTGCTTCATCGCCACCAAGATCGCCGCCGACAGCCGGGCAGACGCCGAAGCGCAATGGGCCGGTAGCCTCAAGAGCCTGCGCACCGACAAGGTCGACTTGCTGCAAATCCACAACCTGCGCGACTGGCAGACCCAGCTGCCCTATGCCCGCGAATTGAAGCAGCAGGGCAAAGTCCGCTATGTCGGCATCACCCATTACCTGAACAGTGGCCAGGACGAGGTCGCCCGCATCGTGCGCAGCGAACCGCTGGATTTCATCCAGATCAATTACTCGGTCAATGCCCCCGGCGCCGCCCGCGAACTGCTGCCCCTGTGCCAGGACAAGGGCGTTGGCGTGCTGATCAACCGGGCTTTCGACGACGGCCGCCTGTTTGCCCGGGTCAAGGACCAGGCCTTGCCCGGCTGGGCCGCAGAGGCGGGTATCGGCAGCTGGGCACAGTTGTTTCTCAAATTCGCCATCAGCCACCCGGCGGTGACCACGGTCATCCCTGCGACCAGCCGGCCCGAGCGCCAACTTGACCAGCTCAAGGCCGGACACGGGCCGTTGCTGACCCAGCCTCAGCAACAGGCGCTGATCGAGCTGTTTGCCTGA